One window of the Xenopus tropicalis strain Nigerian chromosome 10, UCB_Xtro_10.0, whole genome shotgun sequence genome contains the following:
- the sp2 gene encoding transcription factor Sp2 isoform X2 has protein sequence MRPKPKLVIPRNRQNMVSSNRIMVSMTATAAVSPSEYLQPAASAGQDAQPSPLALLAATCSKIGPPAVESTVTSAAPPRPARKRLVPIKPAPLPLSPGKTSIGLFSQAKGNIIQLQAPQLSTVGTGSGQLIFTIQNPGGKIGRYQTVQSTNQGLQNSFGNQIQLISDGGTALLSPSTNTSKHVPIKPAPPQPSSTLVKVPNNPGTGLTLTLPISNFSDSTTDTGTQLVSGKQNKKVRKKPPPSIPVPGSPNQDQVETVVIETTAENILQAGNNLLIVQSPSTGQHAVLQVMQPKTDTQLVQIPQQALRVVQAASATLPTVPQKPVQTPECTPTQLYIRTASGDVQAVVMQEAPAAPQPCSSSAGPIVTQTGTPVKNPLRKERSLAKIAPAGSLINLNTTQLTTAAQGIQTININGVSMQMPVTITSTPGQPQLSVQNVSSGNVAISGLSPSQIQLQMEQALSGELQPGEKRRRVACTCPNCKDGEKGWGPPGRKRHVCHIPECGRTFRKTSLLRAHVRLHTGERPFVCNWGFCTKRFTRSDELQRHARTHTGVTGDKRFECPQCQKRFTRSDHVSKHFKTHLALKKL, from the exons ATGCGTCCCAAACCCAAGTTAGTGATACCCCGGAACCGACAGAACATGGTTTCATCCAATAGAATAATG GTCAGTATGACAGCAACAGCTGCCGTGAGTCCAAGTGAGTACCTACAGCCAGCTGCCAGTGCCGGgcag GATGCACAGCCCTCACCCCTGGCTCTCCTTGCAGCCACATGCAGTAAGATTGGCCCCCCCGCTGTTGAATCTACTGTGACATCTGCAGCGCCACCTCGACCAGCACGCAAGAGATTGGTACCTATTAAGCCAGCCCCTTTACCCCTGAGCCCTGGCAAAACTAGCATTGGGCTGTTTTCCCAAGCCAAAGGAAATATTATTCAGCTCCAAGCCCCTCAATTAAGCACAGTGGGCACAGGGAGTGGGCAGCTTATCTTCACCATCCAGAACCCAGGGGGCAAGATCGGACGATACCAGACTGTACAGAGCACCAACCAGGGTCTGCAGAACAGCTTTGGTAATCAAATCCAGCTCATAAGTGATGGTGGGACAGCTCTTCTttccccctctactaatacatcCAAACATGTGCCCATCAAGCCTGCACCTCCTCAACCAAGCAGTACCCTGGTTAAAGTGCCAAACAATCCTGGCACTGGCCTCACCCTAACACTGCCCATTAGTAATTTTTCAGATTCCACCACAGATACTGGCACTCAGCTCGTCTCAGGAAAGCAGAACAAAAAAGTACGTAAGAAGCCACCCCCTTCAATACCAGTTCCTGGTTCCCCCAATCAAGATCAGGTGGAGACTGTGGTGATTGAGACAACAGCAGAGAACATTTTGCAAGCAGGGAACAACCTGTTAATTGTACAGAGCCCTAGCACTGGCCAACATGCTGTTCTTCAAGTGATGCAGCCCAAGACGGACACCCAACTGGTGCAGATCCCCCAGCAAGCTCTGAGAGTAGTTCAGGCTGCTTCTGCAACACTACCCACCGTGCCACAGAAGCCAGTACAGACTCCAGAGTGTACTCCCACACAG CTATATATTCGAACAGCGTCAGGGGATGTACAGGCTGTAGTGATGCAGGAAGCTCCAGCTGCCCCCCAGCCTTGTTCTTCTAGTGCAGGACCTATTGTAACACAGACTGGGACTCCTGTAAAGAACCCTTTACGCAAAGAGCGGTCCCTAGCCAAAATTGCTCCAGCAGGGAGTCTGATTAACCTGAATACAACACAACTCACAACTGCAGCCCAGGGCATACAGACCATCAATATCAATGGAGTTTCAATGCAGATGCCCGTCACCATTACCAGCACTCCAG GACAGCCACAGCTCAGCGTGCAAAATGTAAGCAGCGGTAACGTGGCCATCAGTGGTCTTAGTCCCTCCCAGATTCAGCTGCAGATGGAACAGGCCTTATCCGGAGAGCTCCAGCCTGGAGAGAAGCGGAGAAGAGTGGCCTGTACCTGCCCAAACTGCAAAGATGGTGAAAAGGG GTGGGGCCCCCCTGGAAGAAAAAGACACGTGTGTCACATTCCTGAATGTGGGAGAACGTTTCGCAAGACGTCCCTCTTGAGAGCCCATGTCCGCCTGCATACTGGGGAGAGGCCGTTCGTGTGCAATTGGGGATTCTGTACTAAGAGGTTCACCCGCAGCGACGAGCTGCAGCGGCATGCACGCACGCACACAGGTGTGACAG GTGATAAGCGCTTTGAATGTCCTCAATGCCAGAAGAGGTTCACAAGGAGCGACCACGTCTCCAAGCACTTCAAGACACACC
- the sp2 gene encoding transcription factor Sp2 isoform X4 produces the protein MRPKPKLVIPRNRQNMVSSNRIMVSMTATAAVSPSEYLQPAASAGQDAQPSPLALLAATCSKIGPPAVESTVTSAAPPRPARKRLVPIKPAPLPLSPGKTSIGLFSQAKGNIIQLQAPQLSTVGTGSGQLIFTIQNPGGKIGRYQTVQSTNQGLQNSFGNQIQLISDGGTALLSPSTNTSKHVPIKPAPPQPSSTLVKVPNNPGTGLTLTLPISNFSDSTTDTGTQLVSGKQNKKVRKKPPPSIPVPGSPNQDQVETVVIETTAENILQAGNNLLIVQSPSTGQHAVLQVMQPKTDTQLVQIPQQALRVVQAASATLPTVPQKPVQTPECTPTQLYIRTASGDVQAVVMQEAPAAPQPCSSSAGPIVTQTGTPVKNPLRKERSLAKIAPAGSLINLNTTQLTTAAQGIQTININGVSMQMPVTITSTPGQPQLSVQNVSSGNVAISGLSPSQIQLQMEQALSGELQPGEKRRRVACTCPNCKDGEKGWGPPGRKRHVCHIPECGRTFRKTSLLRAHVRLHTGERPFVCNWGFCTKRFTRSDELQRHARTHTGDKRFECPQCQKRFTRSDHVSKHFKTHLALKKL, from the exons ATGCGTCCCAAACCCAAGTTAGTGATACCCCGGAACCGACAGAACATGGTTTCATCCAATAGAATAATG GTCAGTATGACAGCAACAGCTGCCGTGAGTCCAAGTGAGTACCTACAGCCAGCTGCCAGTGCCGGgcag GATGCACAGCCCTCACCCCTGGCTCTCCTTGCAGCCACATGCAGTAAGATTGGCCCCCCCGCTGTTGAATCTACTGTGACATCTGCAGCGCCACCTCGACCAGCACGCAAGAGATTGGTACCTATTAAGCCAGCCCCTTTACCCCTGAGCCCTGGCAAAACTAGCATTGGGCTGTTTTCCCAAGCCAAAGGAAATATTATTCAGCTCCAAGCCCCTCAATTAAGCACAGTGGGCACAGGGAGTGGGCAGCTTATCTTCACCATCCAGAACCCAGGGGGCAAGATCGGACGATACCAGACTGTACAGAGCACCAACCAGGGTCTGCAGAACAGCTTTGGTAATCAAATCCAGCTCATAAGTGATGGTGGGACAGCTCTTCTttccccctctactaatacatcCAAACATGTGCCCATCAAGCCTGCACCTCCTCAACCAAGCAGTACCCTGGTTAAAGTGCCAAACAATCCTGGCACTGGCCTCACCCTAACACTGCCCATTAGTAATTTTTCAGATTCCACCACAGATACTGGCACTCAGCTCGTCTCAGGAAAGCAGAACAAAAAAGTACGTAAGAAGCCACCCCCTTCAATACCAGTTCCTGGTTCCCCCAATCAAGATCAGGTGGAGACTGTGGTGATTGAGACAACAGCAGAGAACATTTTGCAAGCAGGGAACAACCTGTTAATTGTACAGAGCCCTAGCACTGGCCAACATGCTGTTCTTCAAGTGATGCAGCCCAAGACGGACACCCAACTGGTGCAGATCCCCCAGCAAGCTCTGAGAGTAGTTCAGGCTGCTTCTGCAACACTACCCACCGTGCCACAGAAGCCAGTACAGACTCCAGAGTGTACTCCCACACAG CTATATATTCGAACAGCGTCAGGGGATGTACAGGCTGTAGTGATGCAGGAAGCTCCAGCTGCCCCCCAGCCTTGTTCTTCTAGTGCAGGACCTATTGTAACACAGACTGGGACTCCTGTAAAGAACCCTTTACGCAAAGAGCGGTCCCTAGCCAAAATTGCTCCAGCAGGGAGTCTGATTAACCTGAATACAACACAACTCACAACTGCAGCCCAGGGCATACAGACCATCAATATCAATGGAGTTTCAATGCAGATGCCCGTCACCATTACCAGCACTCCAG GACAGCCACAGCTCAGCGTGCAAAATGTAAGCAGCGGTAACGTGGCCATCAGTGGTCTTAGTCCCTCCCAGATTCAGCTGCAGATGGAACAGGCCTTATCCGGAGAGCTCCAGCCTGGAGAGAAGCGGAGAAGAGTGGCCTGTACCTGCCCAAACTGCAAAGATGGTGAAAAGGG GTGGGGCCCCCCTGGAAGAAAAAGACACGTGTGTCACATTCCTGAATGTGGGAGAACGTTTCGCAAGACGTCCCTCTTGAGAGCCCATGTCCGCCTGCATACTGGGGAGAGGCCGTTCGTGTGCAATTGGGGATTCTGTACTAAGAGGTTCACCCGCAGCGACGAGCTGCAGCGGCATGCACGCACGCACACAG GTGATAAGCGCTTTGAATGTCCTCAATGCCAGAAGAGGTTCACAAGGAGCGACCACGTCTCCAAGCACTTCAAGACACACC
- the sp2 gene encoding transcription factor Sp2 isoform X5, producing MRPKPKLVIPRNRQNMVSSNRIMVSMTATAAVSPSEYLQPAASAGQDAQPSPLALLAATCSKIGPPAVESTVTSAAPPRPARKRLVPIKPAPLPLSPGKTSIGLFSQAKGNIIQLQAPQLSTVGTGSGQLIFTIQNPGGKIGRYQTVQSTNQGLQNSFGNQIQLISDGGTALLSPSTNTSKHVPIKPAPPQPSSTLVKVPNNPGTGLTLTLPISNFSDSTTDTGTQLVSGKQNKKVRKKPPPSIPVPGSPNQDQVETVVIETTAENILQAGNNLLIVQSPSTGQHAVLQVMQPKTDTQLVQIPQQALRVVQAASATLPTVPQKPVQTPECTPTQLYIRTASGDVQAVVMQEAPAAPQPCSSSAGPIVTQTGTPVKNPLRKERSLAKIAPAGSLINLNTTQLTTAAQGIQTININGVSMQMPVTITSTPGQPQLSVQNVSSGNVAISGLSPSQIQLQMEQALSGELQPGEKRRRVACTCPNCKDGEKG from the exons ATGCGTCCCAAACCCAAGTTAGTGATACCCCGGAACCGACAGAACATGGTTTCATCCAATAGAATAATG GTCAGTATGACAGCAACAGCTGCCGTGAGTCCAAGTGAGTACCTACAGCCAGCTGCCAGTGCCGGgcag GATGCACAGCCCTCACCCCTGGCTCTCCTTGCAGCCACATGCAGTAAGATTGGCCCCCCCGCTGTTGAATCTACTGTGACATCTGCAGCGCCACCTCGACCAGCACGCAAGAGATTGGTACCTATTAAGCCAGCCCCTTTACCCCTGAGCCCTGGCAAAACTAGCATTGGGCTGTTTTCCCAAGCCAAAGGAAATATTATTCAGCTCCAAGCCCCTCAATTAAGCACAGTGGGCACAGGGAGTGGGCAGCTTATCTTCACCATCCAGAACCCAGGGGGCAAGATCGGACGATACCAGACTGTACAGAGCACCAACCAGGGTCTGCAGAACAGCTTTGGTAATCAAATCCAGCTCATAAGTGATGGTGGGACAGCTCTTCTttccccctctactaatacatcCAAACATGTGCCCATCAAGCCTGCACCTCCTCAACCAAGCAGTACCCTGGTTAAAGTGCCAAACAATCCTGGCACTGGCCTCACCCTAACACTGCCCATTAGTAATTTTTCAGATTCCACCACAGATACTGGCACTCAGCTCGTCTCAGGAAAGCAGAACAAAAAAGTACGTAAGAAGCCACCCCCTTCAATACCAGTTCCTGGTTCCCCCAATCAAGATCAGGTGGAGACTGTGGTGATTGAGACAACAGCAGAGAACATTTTGCAAGCAGGGAACAACCTGTTAATTGTACAGAGCCCTAGCACTGGCCAACATGCTGTTCTTCAAGTGATGCAGCCCAAGACGGACACCCAACTGGTGCAGATCCCCCAGCAAGCTCTGAGAGTAGTTCAGGCTGCTTCTGCAACACTACCCACCGTGCCACAGAAGCCAGTACAGACTCCAGAGTGTACTCCCACACAG CTATATATTCGAACAGCGTCAGGGGATGTACAGGCTGTAGTGATGCAGGAAGCTCCAGCTGCCCCCCAGCCTTGTTCTTCTAGTGCAGGACCTATTGTAACACAGACTGGGACTCCTGTAAAGAACCCTTTACGCAAAGAGCGGTCCCTAGCCAAAATTGCTCCAGCAGGGAGTCTGATTAACCTGAATACAACACAACTCACAACTGCAGCCCAGGGCATACAGACCATCAATATCAATGGAGTTTCAATGCAGATGCCCGTCACCATTACCAGCACTCCAG GACAGCCACAGCTCAGCGTGCAAAATGTAAGCAGCGGTAACGTGGCCATCAGTGGTCTTAGTCCCTCCCAGATTCAGCTGCAGATGGAACAGGCCTTATCCGGAGAGCTCCAGCCTGGAGAGAAGCGGAGAAGAGTGGCCTGTACCTGCCCAAACTGCAAAGATGGTGAAAAGGG GTGA
- the sp2 gene encoding transcription factor Sp2 isoform X1, whose protein sequence is MRPKPKLVIPRNRQNMVSSNRIMVSMTATAAVSPSEYLQPAASAGQDAQPSPLALLAATCSKIGPPAVESTVTSAAPPRPARKRLVPIKPAPLPLSPGKTSIGLFSQAKGNIIQLQAPQLSTVGTGSGQLIFTIQNPGGKIGRYQTVQSTNQGLQNSFGNQIQLISDGGTALLSPSTNTSKHVPIKPAPPQPSSTLVKVPNNPGTGLTLTLPISNFSDSTTDTGTQLVSGKQNKKVRKKPPPSIPVPGSPNQDQVETVVIETTAENILQAGNNLLIVQSPSTGQHAVLQVMQPKTDTQLVQIPQQALRVVQAASATLPTVPQKPVQTPECTPTQLYIRTASGDVQAVVMQEAPAAPQPCSSSAGPIVTQTGTPVKNPLRKERSLAKIAPAGSLINLNTTQLTTAAQGIQTININGVSMQMPVTITSTPGQPQLSVQNVSSGNVAISGLSPSQIQLQMEQALSGELQPGEKRRRVACTCPNCKDGEKGRWGPPGRKRHVCHIPECGRTFRKTSLLRAHVRLHTGERPFVCNWGFCTKRFTRSDELQRHARTHTGVTGDKRFECPQCQKRFTRSDHVSKHFKTHLALKKL, encoded by the exons ATGCGTCCCAAACCCAAGTTAGTGATACCCCGGAACCGACAGAACATGGTTTCATCCAATAGAATAATG GTCAGTATGACAGCAACAGCTGCCGTGAGTCCAAGTGAGTACCTACAGCCAGCTGCCAGTGCCGGgcag GATGCACAGCCCTCACCCCTGGCTCTCCTTGCAGCCACATGCAGTAAGATTGGCCCCCCCGCTGTTGAATCTACTGTGACATCTGCAGCGCCACCTCGACCAGCACGCAAGAGATTGGTACCTATTAAGCCAGCCCCTTTACCCCTGAGCCCTGGCAAAACTAGCATTGGGCTGTTTTCCCAAGCCAAAGGAAATATTATTCAGCTCCAAGCCCCTCAATTAAGCACAGTGGGCACAGGGAGTGGGCAGCTTATCTTCACCATCCAGAACCCAGGGGGCAAGATCGGACGATACCAGACTGTACAGAGCACCAACCAGGGTCTGCAGAACAGCTTTGGTAATCAAATCCAGCTCATAAGTGATGGTGGGACAGCTCTTCTttccccctctactaatacatcCAAACATGTGCCCATCAAGCCTGCACCTCCTCAACCAAGCAGTACCCTGGTTAAAGTGCCAAACAATCCTGGCACTGGCCTCACCCTAACACTGCCCATTAGTAATTTTTCAGATTCCACCACAGATACTGGCACTCAGCTCGTCTCAGGAAAGCAGAACAAAAAAGTACGTAAGAAGCCACCCCCTTCAATACCAGTTCCTGGTTCCCCCAATCAAGATCAGGTGGAGACTGTGGTGATTGAGACAACAGCAGAGAACATTTTGCAAGCAGGGAACAACCTGTTAATTGTACAGAGCCCTAGCACTGGCCAACATGCTGTTCTTCAAGTGATGCAGCCCAAGACGGACACCCAACTGGTGCAGATCCCCCAGCAAGCTCTGAGAGTAGTTCAGGCTGCTTCTGCAACACTACCCACCGTGCCACAGAAGCCAGTACAGACTCCAGAGTGTACTCCCACACAG CTATATATTCGAACAGCGTCAGGGGATGTACAGGCTGTAGTGATGCAGGAAGCTCCAGCTGCCCCCCAGCCTTGTTCTTCTAGTGCAGGACCTATTGTAACACAGACTGGGACTCCTGTAAAGAACCCTTTACGCAAAGAGCGGTCCCTAGCCAAAATTGCTCCAGCAGGGAGTCTGATTAACCTGAATACAACACAACTCACAACTGCAGCCCAGGGCATACAGACCATCAATATCAATGGAGTTTCAATGCAGATGCCCGTCACCATTACCAGCACTCCAG GACAGCCACAGCTCAGCGTGCAAAATGTAAGCAGCGGTAACGTGGCCATCAGTGGTCTTAGTCCCTCCCAGATTCAGCTGCAGATGGAACAGGCCTTATCCGGAGAGCTCCAGCCTGGAGAGAAGCGGAGAAGAGTGGCCTGTACCTGCCCAAACTGCAAAGATGGTGAAAAGGG CAGGTGGGGCCCCCCTGGAAGAAAAAGACACGTGTGTCACATTCCTGAATGTGGGAGAACGTTTCGCAAGACGTCCCTCTTGAGAGCCCATGTCCGCCTGCATACTGGGGAGAGGCCGTTCGTGTGCAATTGGGGATTCTGTACTAAGAGGTTCACCCGCAGCGACGAGCTGCAGCGGCATGCACGCACGCACACAGGTGTGACAG GTGATAAGCGCTTTGAATGTCCTCAATGCCAGAAGAGGTTCACAAGGAGCGACCACGTCTCCAAGCACTTCAAGACACACC
- the sp2 gene encoding transcription factor Sp2 (The RefSeq protein has 1 substitution compared to this genomic sequence), with the protein MTATAAVSPSEYLQPAASAGQDAQPSPLALLAATCSKIGPPAVESTVTSAAPPRPARKRLVPIKPAPLPLSPGKTSIGLFSQAKGNIIQLQAPQLSTVGPGSGQLIFTIQNPGGKIGRYQTVQSTNQGLQNSFGNQIQLISDGGTALLSPSTNTSKHVPIKPAPPQPSSTLVKVPNNPGTGLTLTLPISNFSDSTTDTGTQLVSGKQNKKVRKKPPPSIPVPGSPNQDQVETVVIETTAENILQAGNNLLIVQSPSTGQHAVLQVMQPKTDTQLVQIPQQALRVVQAASATLPTVPQKPVQTPECTPTQLYIRTASGDVQAVVMQEAPAAPQPCSSSAGPIVTQTGTPVKNPLRKERSLAKIAPAGSLINLNTTQLTTAAQGIQTININGVSMQMPVTITSTPGQPQLSVQNVSSGNVAISGLSPSQIQLQMEQALSGELQPGEKRRRVACTCPNCKDGEKGWGPPGRKRHVCHIPECGRTFRKTSLLRAHVRLHTGERPFVCNWGFCTKRFTRSDELQRHARTHTGVTGDKRFECPQCQKRFTRSDHVSKHFKTHLALKKL; encoded by the exons ATGACAGCAACAGCTGCCGTGAGTCCAAGTGAGTACCTACAGCCAGCTGCCAGTGCCGGgcag GATGCACAGCCCTCACCCCTGGCTCTCCTTGCAGCCACATGCAGTAAGATTGGCCCCCCCGCTGTTGAATCTACTGTGACATCTGCAGCGCCACCTCGACCAGCACGCAAGAGATTGGTACCTATTAAGCCAGCCCCTTTACCCCTGAGCCCTGGCAAAACTAGCATTGGGCTGTTTTCCCAAGCCAAAGGAAATATTATTCAGCTCCAAGCCCCTCAATTAAGCACAGTGGGCACAGGGAGTGGGCAGCTTATCTTCACCATCCAGAACCCAGGGGGCAAGATCGGACGATACCAGACTGTACAGAGCACCAACCAGGGTCTGCAGAACAGCTTTGGTAATCAAATCCAGCTCATAAGTGATGGTGGGACAGCTCTTCTttccccctctactaatacatcCAAACATGTGCCCATCAAGCCTGCACCTCCTCAACCAAGCAGTACCCTGGTTAAAGTGCCAAACAATCCTGGCACTGGCCTCACCCTAACACTGCCCATTAGTAATTTTTCAGATTCCACCACAGATACTGGCACTCAGCTCGTCTCAGGAAAGCAGAACAAAAAAGTACGTAAGAAGCCACCCCCTTCAATACCAGTTCCTGGTTCCCCCAATCAAGATCAGGTGGAGACTGTGGTGATTGAGACAACAGCAGAGAACATTTTGCAAGCAGGGAACAACCTGTTAATTGTACAGAGCCCTAGCACTGGCCAACATGCTGTTCTTCAAGTGATGCAGCCCAAGACGGACACCCAACTGGTGCAGATCCCCCAGCAAGCTCTGAGAGTAGTTCAGGCTGCTTCTGCAACACTACCCACCGTGCCACAGAAGCCAGTACAGACTCCAGAGTGTACTCCCACACAG CTATATATTCGAACAGCGTCAGGGGATGTACAGGCTGTAGTGATGCAGGAAGCTCCAGCTGCCCCCCAGCCTTGTTCTTCTAGTGCAGGACCTATTGTAACACAGACTGGGACTCCTGTAAAGAACCCTTTACGCAAAGAGCGGTCCCTAGCCAAAATTGCTCCAGCAGGGAGTCTGATTAACCTGAATACAACACAACTCACAACTGCAGCCCAGGGCATACAGACCATCAATATCAATGGAGTTTCAATGCAGATGCCCGTCACCATTACCAGCACTCCAG GACAGCCACAGCTCAGCGTGCAAAATGTAAGCAGCGGTAACGTGGCCATCAGTGGTCTTAGTCCCTCCCAGATTCAGCTGCAGATGGAACAGGCCTTATCCGGAGAGCTCCAGCCTGGAGAGAAGCGGAGAAGAGTGGCCTGTACCTGCCCAAACTGCAAAGATGGTGAAAAGGG GTGGGGCCCCCCTGGAAGAAAAAGACACGTGTGTCACATTCCTGAATGTGGGAGAACGTTTCGCAAGACGTCCCTCTTGAGAGCCCATGTCCGCCTGCATACTGGGGAGAGGCCGTTCGTGTGCAATTGGGGATTCTGTACTAAGAGGTTCACCCGCAGCGACGAGCTGCAGCGGCATGCACGCACGCACACAGGTGTGACAG GTGATAAGCGCTTTGAATGTCCTCAATGCCAGAAGAGGTTCACAAGGAGCGACCACGTCTCCAAGCACTTCAAGACACACC
- the sp2 gene encoding transcription factor Sp2 isoform X3 produces MRPKPKLVIPRNRQNMVSSNRIMVSMTATAAVSPSEYLQPAASAGQDAQPSPLALLAATCSKIGPPAVESTVTSAAPPRPARKRLVPIKPAPLPLSPGKTSIGLFSQAKGNIIQLQAPQLSTVGTGSGQLIFTIQNPGGKIGRYQTVQSTNQGLQNSFGNQIQLISDGGTALLSPSTNTSKHVPIKPAPPQPSSTLVKVPNNPGTGLTLTLPISNFSDSTTDTGTQLVSGKQNKKVRKKPPPSIPVPGSPNQDQVETVVIETTAENILQAGNNLLIVQSPSTGQHAVLQVMQPKTDTQLVQIPQQALRVVQAASATLPTVPQKPVQTPECTPTQLYIRTASGDVQAVVMQEAPAAPQPCSSSAGPIVTQTGTPVKNPLRKERSLAKIAPAGSLINLNTTQLTTAAQGIQTININGVSMQMPVTITSTPGQPQLSVQNVSSGNVAISGLSPSQIQLQMEQALSGELQPGEKRRRVACTCPNCKDGEKGRWGPPGRKRHVCHIPECGRTFRKTSLLRAHVRLHTGERPFVCNWGFCTKRFTRSDELQRHARTHTGDKRFECPQCQKRFTRSDHVSKHFKTHLALKKL; encoded by the exons ATGCGTCCCAAACCCAAGTTAGTGATACCCCGGAACCGACAGAACATGGTTTCATCCAATAGAATAATG GTCAGTATGACAGCAACAGCTGCCGTGAGTCCAAGTGAGTACCTACAGCCAGCTGCCAGTGCCGGgcag GATGCACAGCCCTCACCCCTGGCTCTCCTTGCAGCCACATGCAGTAAGATTGGCCCCCCCGCTGTTGAATCTACTGTGACATCTGCAGCGCCACCTCGACCAGCACGCAAGAGATTGGTACCTATTAAGCCAGCCCCTTTACCCCTGAGCCCTGGCAAAACTAGCATTGGGCTGTTTTCCCAAGCCAAAGGAAATATTATTCAGCTCCAAGCCCCTCAATTAAGCACAGTGGGCACAGGGAGTGGGCAGCTTATCTTCACCATCCAGAACCCAGGGGGCAAGATCGGACGATACCAGACTGTACAGAGCACCAACCAGGGTCTGCAGAACAGCTTTGGTAATCAAATCCAGCTCATAAGTGATGGTGGGACAGCTCTTCTttccccctctactaatacatcCAAACATGTGCCCATCAAGCCTGCACCTCCTCAACCAAGCAGTACCCTGGTTAAAGTGCCAAACAATCCTGGCACTGGCCTCACCCTAACACTGCCCATTAGTAATTTTTCAGATTCCACCACAGATACTGGCACTCAGCTCGTCTCAGGAAAGCAGAACAAAAAAGTACGTAAGAAGCCACCCCCTTCAATACCAGTTCCTGGTTCCCCCAATCAAGATCAGGTGGAGACTGTGGTGATTGAGACAACAGCAGAGAACATTTTGCAAGCAGGGAACAACCTGTTAATTGTACAGAGCCCTAGCACTGGCCAACATGCTGTTCTTCAAGTGATGCAGCCCAAGACGGACACCCAACTGGTGCAGATCCCCCAGCAAGCTCTGAGAGTAGTTCAGGCTGCTTCTGCAACACTACCCACCGTGCCACAGAAGCCAGTACAGACTCCAGAGTGTACTCCCACACAG CTATATATTCGAACAGCGTCAGGGGATGTACAGGCTGTAGTGATGCAGGAAGCTCCAGCTGCCCCCCAGCCTTGTTCTTCTAGTGCAGGACCTATTGTAACACAGACTGGGACTCCTGTAAAGAACCCTTTACGCAAAGAGCGGTCCCTAGCCAAAATTGCTCCAGCAGGGAGTCTGATTAACCTGAATACAACACAACTCACAACTGCAGCCCAGGGCATACAGACCATCAATATCAATGGAGTTTCAATGCAGATGCCCGTCACCATTACCAGCACTCCAG GACAGCCACAGCTCAGCGTGCAAAATGTAAGCAGCGGTAACGTGGCCATCAGTGGTCTTAGTCCCTCCCAGATTCAGCTGCAGATGGAACAGGCCTTATCCGGAGAGCTCCAGCCTGGAGAGAAGCGGAGAAGAGTGGCCTGTACCTGCCCAAACTGCAAAGATGGTGAAAAGGG CAGGTGGGGCCCCCCTGGAAGAAAAAGACACGTGTGTCACATTCCTGAATGTGGGAGAACGTTTCGCAAGACGTCCCTCTTGAGAGCCCATGTCCGCCTGCATACTGGGGAGAGGCCGTTCGTGTGCAATTGGGGATTCTGTACTAAGAGGTTCACCCGCAGCGACGAGCTGCAGCGGCATGCACGCACGCACACAG GTGATAAGCGCTTTGAATGTCCTCAATGCCAGAAGAGGTTCACAAGGAGCGACCACGTCTCCAAGCACTTCAAGACACACC